The following are encoded together in the Sparus aurata chromosome 1, fSpaAur1.1, whole genome shotgun sequence genome:
- the psmb3 gene encoding proteasome subunit beta type-3 codes for MSIMSYNGGAVMAMRGKNCVAIAADRRFGIQAQMVTTDFQKIFPMGDRLYIGLAGLATDVQTVSQRLKFRLNLYELKEGRQIKPKTFMSMVSNLLYERRFGPYYIEPVIAGLDPKTFEPFICSLDLIGCPMVTEDFVVSGTCSEQMYGMCESLWEPDMEPEDLFETISQAMLNAVDRDAVSGMGVVVHVIEKDKIITRTLKARMD; via the exons ATG TCTATTATGTCTTATAATGGAGGGGCCGTCATGGCCATGCGGGGGAAGAACTGTGTGGCGATAGCAGCAGACCGTAGATTTGGCATTCAGGCTCAGATGGTCACCACAGACTTCCAGAAGATCTTCCCCATGGGAGATAGGCTGTACATTGGGCTGGCTGGACTGGCCACTGATGTTCAGACAGT ATCCCAGAGGCTTAAATTCAGACTGAACCTGTATGAGCTGAAGGAGGGTCGCCAGATCAAGCCCAAGACTTTCATGAGCATGGTGTCCAACCTGTTGTATGAAAGGAG GTTTGGGCCATACTACATCGAGCCTGTGATTGCCGGGCTGGATCCCAAAACCTTTGAGCCATTCATTTGCTCCTTGGATTTGATTGGCTGCCCCATGGTGACAGAGGACTTTGTCGTGAGCGGCACCTGTTCAGAGCAGATGTACGGcatgtgtgaatctttgtgggAGCCAGACATG GAACCAGAGGACCTGTTCGAGACCATCTCCCAAGCGATGCTGAATGCAGTTGACAGGGATGCAGTGTCTGGTATGGGAGTCGTCGTACATGTCAT TGAGAAAGACAAGATCATCACACGAACCCTGAAGGCCAGGATGGACTAG